In Bos taurus isolate L1 Dominette 01449 registration number 42190680 breed Hereford chromosome 11, ARS-UCD2.0, whole genome shotgun sequence, one DNA window encodes the following:
- the SEC16A gene encoding protein transport protein Sec16A isoform X1 → MQPPPQAVPSGVVGPPPSGSPQTMFWSNSPYRRQAGSHAPMAPVACPLQPVTDPFAFSRQALQTTSLGGSSKSSLPILQGPALPSSLQRAGLPVPHTNTGDSSQGPCEPLPGPPVQPRADASPFPGAPMPSASHGPETTRSAKAPGPEPELPDPPYPPQYIPAAGSSGARGGLPQGHASGPDRPLSRPSPPDSATPPAALPLPPQPCQQVPGQWGPGQGGPRPPGQHYWPGPEGPPQIPGPHASSVTHFPPLSSLHQRPGHEQLGPPASLPGPSASGGKNEAAYLPSGDHSANSFDPESAFRQNSRVGNARANQELRSSPGVNREQLSGLAAISPLAQVNRPESRSHYLPGAGGGWTPLEVGSGALAMFFKGGETENEENLSLETAGSAGQADIDSFCLGQLPAHVGVGGAHQAFPRGSSSEPMQLGGEPQPASKAAAMDVWADTARAGAQYENVENLEFVQNQEVLPSEPLTMDPSSPGDPLRCGPLPGPAGPRLSAVGPAGSGGPNLEALDMTAHPARSDSVSSGYGGKSHRALPGAARPCDSGTFIQQEVGKPEDESAGRFFKQIDSSPVGGETDETSSQNYHGSLSQPSTPSPPKPTGVFQTSANSSFEPVKSHLVGVKPIEADRANVVGEVRGPSAHQKQHRAAAATPDATPGNLEQPPDNMETLFPPQRCVPPLTTPVEAGRGLLQATGPPLETVLPAPEKRPSTRAQGPGTCESPATTLWAQNELPDFGGNVLLAPAAPALHVPVKPQPSEVIQPPDEGVARQVGPGCQSGDGLGTSENLENPPQLGEEEVLPPQAGPGYASLLSSPPTECLQNQPVLIAQPDQSYSLAQPVNSSVSLPNSNEKAPSWRDSSVGDKPSVSGRAAGGDPGENVPLSGMPAGSLVCSPPPSHLAQSPFPQASGTYDMVSNQAANLLVQLHSHPKPSLPEGQKAHSAECVPPEGLPSPAGASGLVLVPPAGGSSVPGSSKPGLCGRRDGAVGALDCTFSRTLENPAGVYGPAHADGPASGQQPTASCRPLGPGANSPDRFYQQVMKEAQDQPGAERAKQELAPPLPAPQGPRAVLLEPSTPGSPPVQAQPADPAQPASPAPADAGQQLPPRPPRSSSASVVSTSSSQAAPRPDQQWLQPPPPDLASYYYYRSLYDGYQPPYPSPYPPDPGPAPHYYQDVYGLYDPRYRPSDGAAYVDPCRCPEPERPGSRASHCSDRPVARQVYPEGYYNSKSGWSSQSDYYAAYYSGQYDYGDPSRWDRFYYGPRFRDPRSYDRGYWCDAEYDLCRKENYAYGDRPEKYDDRYRYDPRFTGSFDDEPEPPRDPYGEEVDRRSEHSEHSARSLRSAPSLQSRRSSFSAHSHQSQVYRSHNVPSGSYEVPPPPGSFHGDYAYGPYGSDFHGAPGFPEYGYPAEASWPSVEQAPSRPTSPEKFSVPHVCARFGPGGQLIKVIPNLPSEGQPALVEIHSMETLLQHTPEQEEMRAFPGPLGKDETHKVDVINFAQNKATKCLQNENLIDKESASLLWSFIVLLCRQNGTVVGTDIAELLLRDHRTVWLPGKSPNEANLIDFTNEAVEQAEEEESGEAQLSFLTDSQAASTLEKDTERFRELLLYGRKKDALESAMKNGLWGHALLLASKMDSRTHARVMTRFANSLPINDPLQTVYQLMSGRMPAASTCCGDEKWGDWRPHLAMILSNLSSSVDVESRAMATMGDTLASKGLIDAAHFCYLMAQVGFGVYTKKTAKLVLIGSNHSLPFLKFATNEAIQRTEAYEYAQSLGAQACSPPSFQVFRFIYCCRLAEMGLAAQAFHYCEAIARSVLAQPHRHSPVLLRQLVQVASQLRLFDPQLKEKPEEEASAEPPWLVQLQLVERQVEEGAVAWSQDGACPPHCPSSPSPEVGPRDGPEPTQLVGLGADNPLLAPPVTGAELLSQDVRLLPSAPLTLPDGPAAIPVRVPMFPVPLPGPVELGPVHGPPGAVPGFPEPSGPDPVALYPGPGVPPLQETDRLLPEARGQDTGVVPQETPGRSSRSEPGEEEFGGNFADTGSFRTSPSPDTPPQALQLPAPLTPAPEAQRPVQAAKKESKEPKKSSESWFSRWLPVKKRTEAYLPDDKNKSIVWDEKKNRWVDVNEPEEEKKAPPPPPAALPKAPQAAHPGPGGLPRPTVNMYSRKAAGTRARYVDVLNPGGPQRSEPAVAPTDLFAPLAPLPIPAHLLGPNADAEELPSTEGASREGPARPEPTSDPKVFGPAVASLPGPELPASGLDGPQGGELSRCSSLSSLSREVSQHFNQVPVAGPVHGACLSSEIAVLLSHSAPAPDATCRRSAVTCLRAPCSFLLRFSEGGVEYPGTSTVRLTPGCP, encoded by the exons ATGCAGCCGCCGCCCCAGGCTGTGCCGTCTGGCGTGGTCGGGCCGCCTCCGTCGGGGAGTCCTCAGACCATGTTCTGGTCTAACAGCCCTTACCGGAGACAGGCCGGCAGCCACGCTCCGATGGCCCCGGTAGCCTGCCCACTGCAGCCAGTGACAGACCCTTTTGCTTTCAGTCGACAGGCTCTCCAGACTACATCGCTGGGCGGTTCGTCTAAAAGCAGCCTGCCCATTTTGCAAGGCCCAGCCCTGCCGTCGTCCCTGCAGCGTGCTGGTCTGCCCGTGCCTCACACAAACACTGGGGACAGCTCCCAAGGGCCCTGCGAACCTCTGCCAGGGCCTCCGGTGCAGCCCAGGGCAGACGCCAGCCCATTTCCCGGGGCGCCAATGCCCTCGGCCTCACACGGGCCCGAGACGACCAGGAGTGCCAAGGCTCCCGGCCCAGAGCCTGAGCTCCCGGACCCGCCGTACCCGCCACAGTACATCCCAGCAGCGGGGTCCAGCGGCGCTCGCGGGGGCCTTCCACAGGGGCACGCGTCTGGGCCCGACAGGCCCCTGAGCCGGCCGAGCCCCCCCGACAGCGCCACACCCCCAGCAGCACTCCCGCTCCCCCCTCAGCCCTGTCAGCAAGTGCCTGGGCAGTGGGGGCCGGGGCAGGGAGGTCCACGGCCCCCAGGTCAGCATTACTGGCCTGGCCCAGAGGGGCCCCCGCAGATCCCAGGGCCCCACGCCTCCAGCGTCACCCACTTCCCCCCTCTGTCCAGCCTGCATCAGCGTCCTGGCCACGAGCAGCTCGGCCCCCCGGCTTCCTTACCAGGACCCTCGGCCAGTGGTGGAAAAAACGAGGCCGCCTACCTGCCCAGTGGAGACCACTCAGCAAATAGCTTTGATCCAGAGAGCGCGTTCAGGCAGAATTCCAGAGTTGGGAACGCTCGGGCAAACCAGGAGCTCAGGTCGAGTCCTGGAGTGAACAGAGAGCAGCTGTCAGGCCTGGCTGCTATTAGCCCGCTCGCTCAGGTAAACCGCCCAGAAAGCCGTTCGCACTACCTGCCGGGCGCCGGGGGTGGCTGGACCCCACTGGAGGTGGGCTCGGGCGCACTCGCCATGTTTTTCAAAGGAGGAGAGACCGAGAACGAAGAGAACCTCTCGTTGGAAACAGCGGGCTCTGCTGGGCAGGCCGACATAGACAGTTTCTGCCTCGGCCAGCTTCCCGCACACGTGGGCGTGGGAGGCGCTCACCAGGCCTTTCCCAGAGGCTCCAGCAGCGAGCCCATGCAGCTGGGGGGAGAGCCACAGCCAGCCTCTAAGGCAGCCGCCATGGACGTGTGGGCAGACACGGCCCGTGCAGGGGCGCAGTACGAGAACGTTGAGaacctggagtttgttcagaacCAGGAAGTTCTGCCGAGCGAGCCCCTCACCATGGATCCTTCCTCCCCAGGCGATCCGCTCAGGTGCGGGCCCCTTCCTGGCCCAGCTGGCCCCAGGCTCAGTGCGGTGGGCCCTGCGGGCAGCGGGGGCCCCAATCTCGAGGCCCTGGATATGACAGCGCACCCTGCACGGTCTGACAGCGTGTCGTCCGGTTACGGCGGCAAGAGCCACCGGGCCCTTCCAGGTGCAGCCAGGCCCTGCGACTCGGGTACCTTCATTCAGCAGGAAGTGGGAAAGCCTGAGGATGAGTCTGCAGGGAGGTTTTTTAAGCAGATCGATTCCTCTCCTGTCGGCGGCGAGACAGACGAGACCAGCAGCCAGAACTACCACGGCAGCCTGTCCCAGCCCTCGACCCCCAGCCCCCCAAAACCTACGGGGGTATTTCAGACGAGTGCGAACAGTTCTTTTGAACCCGTGAAATCGCACTTGGTTGGAGTAAAGCCCATTGAGGCAGATCGCGCCAACGTGGTAGGAGAGGTGAGGGGGCCCAGCGCCCACCAGAAGCAGCACAGAGCAGCCGCTGCCACGCCTGATGCCACCCCTGGCAACCTGGAGCAGCCTCCTGACAACATGGAGACCCTCTTCCCGCCGCAGCGCTGCGTGCCGCCTCTCACCACACCCGTGGAGGCCGGACGTGGACTTCTGCAGGCCACGGGGCCGCCCTTGGAAACAGTGCTGCCCGCACCTGAGAAGAGGCCCTCGACCAGGGCGCAGGGGCCTGGGACGTGTGAGAGCCCCGCCACGACCTTGTGGGCGCAGAACGAGCTCCCGGACTTTGGGGGCAACGTCCTTCTGGCCCCGGCAGCTCCCGCGCTTCATGTGCCAGTGAAACCTCAGCCGTCTGAAGTGATTCAGCCCCCAGACGAGGGGGTGGCACGGCAGGTGGGCCCTGGCTGTCAGAGTGGGGATGGCCTTGGCACTTCTGAGAACCTGGAGAACCCTCCGCAGCTTGGCGAAGAGGAGGTTCTGCCGCCGCAGGCTGGCCCCGGCTATGCCAGCCTGCTGTCCTCCCCGCCCACTGAGTGTTTGCAGAATCAGCCCGTCTTGATCGCCCAGCCCGATCAAAGCTATAGTCTGGCTCAGCCTGTTAACTCTTCTGTGTCCTTACCAAATTCTAACGAGAAGGCTCCATCCTGGAGAGACTCTTCTGTGGGAGATAAGCCCTCAGTCAGCGGCCGGGCTGCTGGTGGTGATCCTGGAGAGAATGTACCTTTGTCTGGGATGCCAGCCGGCTCTCTCGTCTGCTCGCCTCCGCCTAGCCATCTGGCTCAGAGTCCTTTTCCACAAGCTTCTGGTACCTATGACATGGTTTCTAATCAAGCTGCTAATTTGCTGGTTCAACTGCACTCTCATCCAAAGCCCTCACTTCCAGAAGGTCAGAAGGCCCACAGCGCAGAGTGTGTGCCTCCTGAGGGGCTGCCCAGCCCTGCGGGGGCCTCGGGCCTGGTGTTGGTGCCACCTGCAGGCGGCAGCTCTGTGCCTggcagcagcaagccaggcctctgTGGCAGGCGGGACGGAGCTGTGGGAGCCCTGGACTGCACGTTCAGTAGGACTTTAGAAAATCCTGCAGGAGTGTACGGCCCAGCCCATGCAGATGGCCCGGCCTCTGGTCAGCAGCCCACTGCCAGTTGTCGGCCTCTTGGGCCTGGGGCGAACAGCCCGGACCGTTTCTATCAGCAGGTGATGAAAGAGGCTCAGGACCAGCCCGGTGCAGAGAGAGCCAAGCAGGAGCTGGCGCCGCCACTGCCCGCTCCGCAGGGGCCCAGAGCAGTGCTTCTGGAGCCTTCAACCCCAGGGAGTCCCCCAGTGCAGGCACAGCCTGCAGACCCGGCCCAGCCTGCAAGCCCAGCTCCTGCTGACGCGGGTCAGCAGCTGCCGCCCCGGCCACCTCGGTCCTCCAGCGCCTCTGTTGTGTCCACCAGCTCGAGCCAGGCGGCCCCACGGCCCGACCAGCAGTGGCTGCAGCCCCCGCCTCCCGACCTGGCTTCCTATTACTACTACAGGTCCCTGTATGACGGCTACCAGCCCCCGTATCCCTCCCCATACCCGCCGGATCCTGGCCCAGCCCCCCACTATTACCAG GACGTCTACGGCCTCTACGACCCCAGGTACAGGCCTTCTGACGGCGCTGCCTACGTGGACCCCTGTCGCTGCCCCGAGCCCGAGCGGCCCGGCTCCCGGGCCAGTCACTGCTCCGACCGCCCGGTCGCCAG gcaAGTGTATCCTGAAGGTTACTATAATTCCAAAAGTGGATGGAGCAGTCAGAGTGATTACTATGCAGCTTACTATTCCGGCCAGTACGATTACGGAG ACCCAAGTCGCTGGGATCGGTTCTACTACGGCCCTCGGTTCAGAGACCCCCGTTCCTACGACAGGGGGTATTGGTGTGATGCCGAGTACGACTTGTGCAGGAAGGAGAACTACGCCTACGGTGACAG GCCCGAGAAATACGATGACCGCTACAGGTACGACCCCCGCTTCACCGGGAGCTTTGACGATGAGCCCGAGCCACCTCGGGACCCTTACGGGGAGGAGGTGGACCGGCGTAGTGAGCACAGCGAGCACTCGGCACGGAGCCTGCGCAGCGCGCCCAGCCTGCAGAGCCGCCGCAGCAGCTTCAGCGCCCACTCCCACCAG AGTCAGGTGTACCGGAGTCATAACGTGCCCTCCGGGTCCTATGAGGTGCCCCCTCCGCCGGGCTCCTTCCACGGTGATTACGCCTACGGCCCCTACGGGAGCGACTTCCATGGCGCACCAGGCTTTCCAGAGTACGGCTACCCCGCCGAGGCCAGCTGGCCCTCCGTGGAGCAAG CTCCGTCGAGACCCACTTCTCCCGAGAAGTTCTCGGTGCCTCACGTCTGTGCCAGGTTTGGTCCTGGGGGCCAGCTCATCAAAGTGATTCCAAACCTGCCTTCAGAAGGACAGCCTGCGCTGGTTGAAATTCACAGCATGGAG ACCTTGCTGCAGCATACACCAGAGCAGGAGGAGATGCGGGCCTTCCCAGGACCTCTCGGCAA AGATGAGACCCATAAAGTGGATGTTATTAATTTTGCACAGAACAAGGCTACAAAGTGTTTGCAGAATGAAAACTTAATAGACAAAGAGTCTGCGAGTCTTCTCTGGAGCTTTATTGTCCTGCTGTGCAGGCAGAACGGG ACCGTGGTGGGCACAGACATTGCAGAGCTCTTGTTACGAGACCACCGAACCGTGTGGCTTCCTGGGAAGTCGCCGAATGAGGCCAACCTGATCGATTTCACCAACGAGGCTGTGGAGCAGGCGGAGGAGGAGGAGTCCGGCGAGGCCCAGCTCTCATTCCTCACGGACAGTCAGGCCGCCAGCACCCTCGAGAAAGACACAGAGCGGTTCCGGGAGCTGCTGCTCTATGGCCGCAAGAAG GACGCCTTAGAGTCTGCAATGAAGAATGGCTTGTGGGGTCACGCCCTGCTACTTGCCAGTAAGATGGATAGCCGGACGCACGCCAGAGTCATGACCAG GTTCGCCAACAGCCTTCCAATCAACGACCCCCTGCAGACTGTCTACCAGCTGATGTCTGGGCGGATGCCGGCCGCGTCCACG TGCTGTGGGGATGAGAAGTGGGGAGACTGGCGGCCACACCTGGCCATGATCTTGTCCAACCTGAGCAGCAGCGTGGACGTGGAGTCTCGGGCCATGGCCACGATGGGCGACACCCTGG CCTCCAAAGGGCTCATTGATGCTGCGCACTTCTGCTACCTCATGGCCCAGGTCGGATTTGGGGTGTACACCAAGAAGACCGCAAAGCTTGTCTTAATTGGGTCAAACCACAG TTTGCCGTTTTTGAAGTTTGCGACCAACGAGGCGATCCAGAGGACAGAGGCCTATGAGTACGCGCAGTCCCTGGGGGCGCAGGCCTGCTCCCCTCCCAGCTTCCAG GTGTTCAGGTTCATCTACTGCTGCCGCCTGGCTGAGATGGGGCTGGCCGCGCAGGCCTTCCACTACTGCGAGGCGATCGCCAGGAGCGTCCTGGCGCAGCCGCACAGACACTCGCCCGTGCTGCTTCGCCAGCTGGTGCAG GTCGCCTCCCAGTTGCGCCTCTTTGACCCTCAGCTGAAGGAGAAGCCGGAGGAGGAGGCATCTGCAGAGCCTCCTTGGCTGGTCCAGCTGCAGCTCGTGGAGAGACAGGTCGAG GAGGGTGCTGTGGCCTGGAGTCAGGACGGAGCCTGCCCCCCACACTGCCCCAGCTCACCAAGCCCTGAGGTGGGGCCCCGTGACGGCCCAGAACCCACCCAGCTGGTGGGCCTGGGTGCCGACAACCCACTGCTGGCCCCGCCAGTGACCGGCGCCGAGCTCTTAAGCCAGGATGTGCGGCTGCTGCCCTCAG ctcctctgACGCTCCCCGATGGCCCAGCAGCCATTCCCGTCCGGGTGCCCATGTTCCCCGTGCCACTGCCAGGTCCTGTCGAGCTGGGGCCCGTACATGGTCCCCCAGGGGCTGTACCTGGCTTTCCAGAGCCCTCTGGGCCTGACCCTGTGGCCCTGTACCCCGGACCTGGGGTGCCACCTCTCCAGGAAACGGACCGCCTGCTCCCGGAGGCCAGGGGCCAGGACACAG GGGTGGTGCCGCAGGAGACACCCGGCAGAAGCTCGCGCTCGGAGCCGGGAGAGGAGGAGTTTGGTGGGAACTTCGCTGATACG GGCTCCTTCAGGACCTCACCAAGTCCCGACACGCCGCCTCAGGCCCTGCAGCTGCCTGCGCCGCTGACGCCCGCACCCGAAGCGCAGAGACCTGTCCAGGCCGCCAAGAAGGAGAGCAAGGAGCCGAAGAAG AGCAGCGAATCCTGGTTCTCTCGCTGGCTGCCTGTGAAGAAAAGGACAGAAGCTTACCTGCCAGACGACAAGAACAAATCG ATCGTCTGGGATGAAAAGAAGAACCGATGGGTGGACGTCAATGAGCCAGAGGAGGAG AAGAAGGCTCCACCTCCGCCTCCAGCTGCCCTTCCCAAGGCTCCACAAGCTGCCCACCCTGGTCCCGGAGGGCTCCCCAGACCCACCGTGAACATGTATTCTAGAAAAGCAG CTGGAACCAGGGCACGCTACGTGGACGTCTTGAACCCGGGGGGCCCCCAGCGGAGCGAGCCAGCCGTGGCTCCCACTGACCTCTTTGCACCCCTGGCCCCGCTTCCAATTCCGGCTCACCTGTTGGGCCCAAACGCAG ATGCAGAGGAGCTGCCATCCACTGAGGGGGCCAGCAGGGAGGGGCCGGCCAGGCCAGAGCCCACCTCGGATCCCAAG GTGTTCGGGCCTGCAGTGGCGTCGCTCCCTGGACCTGAACTCCCAGCATCTGGACTGGATGGTCCCCAGGGAGGAGAG CTTTCGCGCTGTAGTTCACTGAGCTCGTTATCACGGGAAGTGAGCCAGCATTTTAACCAGGTACCTGTGGCTGGCCCTGTGCACGGGGCTTGTCTTTCCTCTGAGATCGCTgtgctgctcagtcactctgcCCCGGCCCCTGACGCCACCTGTCGCCGCTCAGCCGTCACATGCCTGAGGGCACCGTGCTCCTTTCTTTTGAGGTTCTCAGAGGGTGGTGTCGAATATCCAGGCACATCCACGGTCAGACTGACTCCAGGATGCCCATAG